In Clostridium ljungdahlii DSM 13528, the genomic window TACTTTTACAGCTACTTCTTGTCCTTCTTTAATTTGACTTACAATATCTAAAGGTGCATAGGCATTTACATAGAGGTTGCTGGAATTTATTATAGAAAGAAGTGTTGCACCAGGGGATACTGTATCTCCTACATTGACATTTCTTGTGTTTACTACTCCAGAAATAGGTGCTGTAATAATAGCATTGCTTAGAGCTGTCTGTGCAGTTTTTAAAGCTGCTTGAGCTTGATCTACCTGTGCTTTGTAAACATCTATAGATGATTTTGTGGGACCATTTTCTAGCATAGCGAGTTGTTCTTGGGCAGTTTTATATTGTGAATCTGCTGTAGCAAGCTGCTGATTGGCCGAATCCAATTCCTGCTGAGTTGCTGCTCCTGCATTTACTAAAGCCTGTACACGGTCGTAGTTCTTTTTTACTGTTTCGTAACTTTGAGAAGCACTGCTTACAGAAGACTGAGCTTCAGCGATTTGTTCAGGACGAGTGATGTTTTGGGCATTAGTTAAATTTGCATTTGCTGTATTTAAAGCTGCTTGGGCTTGATCAACTTGTCCTTGAAGATCTTTTGTATCTAGTTTAATAAGTACGTCGCCTTCATTTGTTTTTGAACCCAAGTCAACGGATATTTCAGAAACTTTTGCTGAAATTTTTGAAGTTATATTTGCCTGTTCATTTGTTGAAATTTTTCCTCCCATTAAAAATTGATCATTGGTATTTTGATTGATGTTTTTAATATTTTTACTTGTAGTATTTGTAGAACCGCAGCCTGTCAAAAATATTACTGTAGCCAGGCTAAATAAAATAGCTTTTTTCATATACAACCTCCTTTAATGGTTTATTCAAGCATTATTTGTATAAAAACTGTTCGTGTATTAACAGTTCTTATTATATACCCGTTTGTTTTCATTTTCAAGAATATTATTCCAAGTAATAATTTAAGTTTTATCTGATAATTGATTTTGCCATACTTAAACAAATAGGATGTTTAATTTAAAAAATACATTTTTTGATACTTGACATAAGTGTATATTTTAATTAAAATAAAGTTTAGAATTTAAGTGAAAAATACACTTTAAATTGGTCCTGTGAGGCCAGAAAGAGGTATGTTATGGGTAAGCTTTTTTATATCCTAAAAAAAATGAATAGTTTTGTATTTGAATATAGAAACTTTGGCAATAGAAAAATTATTTTTTAAAATTATTTTTCTGTTGCTTTTTTGTTTTTTAAGATGGATAAGTGTATTTTTACTTGTAAAAATGCAGGAGGTATATTATGAAAGCAAAACTTATATTGGAAAATGGAAGTATCTTTGAAGGGGAAGCTTTTGGGTATCTAAAAGATACTATAGGTGAAGTAGTATTTAATACTGGGATGACAGGGTACCAGGAGATACTCACAGATCCTTCTTATTATGGACAGATAGTAACTATGACTTATCCCCTTATAGGAAATTATGGAATTAACTTAGAAGATATGGAATCATCCAGTCCAAAAGTAAAAGGGTTCATTGTAAGAGAAGTATGTAGTTATTCCAGCAATTTTAGGTCTGAATTAGAACTCTCTGATTATCTTAGAACAAATAAAATTTTGGGACTTTCAGGGATTGATACTAGAGCACTTACAAAAATGCTTAGAACAAGTGGTACTATGAAGGGAATTATAACTATAGAGAACTTGGACTTTGCAGCTGTAAAAGATAAAATTAAATCTTTTTCCAATAAAAATGCAGTATCTGAGGTAAGTACAAAGGGAAAATATGCTATAGGTGAAGGCAAAAGAAATGTTGCTATTATGGATTTCGGAATTAAAAAAACTATGGTAAAAGCATTTGTAGATAGAGGATGTAAAGTAACTGTATTTCCTTCGAATACTAAAGCAGAAGAGGTACTTCAAATTGATCCAGATTTGATATTTTTATCAAATGGTCCGGGGGATCCAGATGATCTTACCTGTGAAATTGAAAATATAAAAAAGCTTATAGGCAAAAAACCTATTATAGGAATATGTCTTGGACATCAGCTTTTGGCATTAGCCCTAGGGGGAAGCACAGCTAAACTCAAATTTGGTCACAGAGGGTGCAACCATCCTGTAAAAGATCTTGTAAGTGGTAAAGTGCATATAACTTCTCAAAATCACGGCTATTATGTCAATAGACTGCCTGAAGATATGGAAATAACTCATGTAAGTTTAAACGATGGAACTATAGAAGGAATGAAACATAAAAGTCTTCCTATATTCTCAATACAATTTCATCCGGAAGCATGTCCGGGACCGGAAGACAATAATTATATATTTGATGAGTTTATGAAATACGCACTTTAAAATAGTTGAGAATTGTACATTGAATAGAAGGGAGATAGGTTTTTATGCCTTTAAATAAAAATATTAGAAAAGTATTGGTAATAGGATCTGGCCCTATAATTATAGGTCAGGCAGCAGAGTTTGATTATTCTGGGACTCAGGCTTGTGAATCTCTTAGGGAAGAAGGGTTAGAAGTTGTACTTATAAACAGTAATCCAGCAACTATAATGACAGATAGGGAGGTTGCTGATAAAGTTTATATAGAACCTCTTACAGTTGAATTTGTAGAAAAAGTTATAAAAAAAGAAAGACCTGACAGCCTTTTAGCAGGCATGGGTGGACAGACTGCATTAAATTTGACAGTGGAACTATATGAAAAGAAAATACTTGAAAAATATAATGTGAATATAATAGGTACCTCTATAGAAGCTATAAAAAAAGGTGAAGATAGAGAACTTTTTAGAGATACTATGAATAAAATAAATCAGCCTGTTGTGGAAAGTGAAATAATAACAGATATGGAAAGCGGTAAAAAATTTGCAAACAGAATAGGTTATCCTGTTATAGTAAGACCCGCATATACCTTAGGTGGAACAGGCGGCGGAATAGCTGAAAATGAAGAACAGCTGGAGACTATACTGGAATCGGGACTAGAACTTAGTTCCATAGGGCAGGTACTTCTTGAAAGAAGTATAAAAGGCTGGAAGGAAATCGAATATGAAGTTATGAGAGACAGCTTTGGAAACTGTATAACTGTATGTAACATGGAAAATATAGATCCTGTTGGAATTCACACAGGAGACAGTATAGTAGTAGCCCCTAGTCAGACCTTATCTGATAAGGAATATCAAATGCTTAGAACTGCATCCCTTGATATAATAAACGCAGTTGGAATAGAAGGCGGATGCAATGTCCAGCTGGCACTTAATCCAAAATCTTTTGAATATGCAGTTATAGAAATAAATCCAAGAGTAAGCCGTTCTTCAGCTTTGGCATCAAAGGCTACTGGATATCCTATTGCAAAGGTTGCAGCTAAAATAGCTCTTGGATATGGACTGGATGAAATAAAAAATGCAGTTACTAAAAAGACTTATGCTTGTTTCGAGCCATCTCTTGACTATGTAGTAGTAAAAATTCCTAAATGGCCATTTGATAAATTCCACAATGCGGATAGGGAACTTGGCACAAAAATGATGGCTACAGGTGAAATAATGGCAATAGGCAGTAACTTTCAAGCAGCATTTTTAAAAGGTATTAGATCTCTTGAAATAGGGGCCTATTCTTTAGAATATAAAAAATTTAAAGATTTCACCATGAAAGAACTTAAAGAAAGAATAGCATATCCTGATGATGAAAGAATATTTGCGATGGCAGAAATGATTAGGAGAAAATATAGAATTGAAAAACTAGCTGAGATTACAGGAATAGACATATTCTTTATAAAGAAATTCCAATGGATAATAGATGAAGAAGAAAAATTAAAGTTAAGTGACATTTCCAATATGGATAAAGAGTGGCTAACTTTGCTTAAAAGGAAAGGATTTTCAGATAAAGGCATAGCAGATATGCTCCGAGTATCTCCGGAAGAAGTATATAAGCTTAGAAATATATGGAGCATAACTCCGGCTTATAAAATGGTAGATACCTGTGGGGGAGAATTTGAAGCCCTATCACCTTATTATTATTCTACTTATGAACAATATGATGAAGTTCAGGTTTCAGATAAAAAGAAGGTTATTGTAATAGGCTCAGGACCTATAAGAATAGGTCAGGGAATAGAATTTGACTATGCTTCTGTTCACTGTATAAAGACCCTTAGAAAGTTAAATATAGAAACTATTATAGTAAATAACAATCCTGAAACTGTAAGTACAGATTTTGATATTTCAGATAAATTGTATTTTGAACCTATAACTGAAGAAGATGTACTAAGTATAATAGATAAGGAAAAACCTTATGGTGTAATACTTCAATTTGGTGGAGAAACTGCCATAAAGTTAGCAGAATTTTTAAAGGAAAAGAATATAGTTACCCTAGGTACAACAGCAGACCAAATAGATGAGGCAGAAGACAGAGAAAAATTTGATGACCTTTTGGAAAGACTAAATATAAGTAGACCTAAGGGAAAAGGTGTCTGGTCTGTAGAAGAAGGATTGGAAGAAGCAAGAAGATTAGAATTTCCTGTACTTGTAAGGCCGTCTTATGTACTTGGTGGTCAAGGAATGGAAATAACTTACGATGAGAAAGAACTTACTTACTACTTATCCATGGCTTTTAAGAAAGATAGGAAAAATCCTATATTAATAGATAAGTATTTGATGGGAAGAGAAATAGAAGTAGATGCAATTTGTGATGGAGAAGATGTGCTTATACCTGGAATTATGGAGCATCTTGAAAGGGCTGGTATACACTCTGGTGATAGTATAACTATGTATCCTAGTCAGAATATAAGTGATGAAATGAAGAAAAAAATATTGGATTATACCGAAAAGCTTGCAACTGGAATCGGAATAAAAGGTATGATTAACATTCAGTTTATAGAGTATAAAGGAAATCTGTATGTAATAGAAGTAAATCCAAGAGCTTCAAGGACAGTTCCATATATAAGCAAGGTGAGCGGTGTACCTATAGTTGATATTGCAACTAGGGTAACTCTGGGTGAAAAGCTAAAGGATATTGGGTACGGAGTTGGAATTTCAAAAGAACCAAATATAGTAGCAGTTAAGGTGCCTGTATTTTCTACACAGAAGCTTCCAAATGTTGAAGTATCACTTGGACCTGAAATGAGGTCAACTGGAGAAGTGCTGGGTGTTTCAAATACTCTTACGGGAGCACTTTATAAAGGATTTTTAGCTGCAGGAATGTTTTCTAATATGAAAAATGGAGTAATGCTTGCTACTATAGGAGATCACGACAAACAAGAATTTTTACCTATAGCTAAAGAAATTTACAAAATGGGAATAAAATTTATGGCTACTCGAAATACGGCAAAACTTTTAAGAGATAACGGAATTGATGTTAAAGAAGTTAGAAAGATGAACGAAGAAAATCCTAATATAATAGATGTCATAAAAAATGAAGAGGTGGATTTAGTTATAAATACACCAACTAAAGGGAACGATTCTAGAAGAGATGGATTTCACATAAGAAGAACAGCCGTAGAGAGAAACATTCAAGTAATAACTTCTTTAGATACATTCAGAGCTATGACCTATGTCAAATCAGAAGATGTAGATAGTGATGAATTAGATGTATTTTCAGAGTATCAATGAATCTTACTTAGTTGGAAAAGCAGATATCCCAAATCTTTGATTTGGTGATAGTCACTTTCACAGAGTGCGTGGGAGTGTTACAGTAGGCAGCCATCAGATAAGTAAAAATACAATAATGAAAGGTTTGAAATTATGAGTGATATAAAGGAACTTACAGAAAAATATTACCCAGAAATAGTTGAGCTAAGAAGATATTTTCATAAATATCCAGAGTTAAGTAAAAAAGAATTTGCTACTCAAAAGAAAATCATTGAAGTACTGGAGGGCTTAGACTTAGAAATTAGAAAAGCTGCTGGTACAGGAGTTATTGCTGAATTAAAAGGTGAAAAACCAGGTAAAATTATAGCAATTCGAGCAGATATGGATGCACTTGCTATAGAAGATGAATGTGGAAAGCCTTATCAATCTCAAAATAAGGGTGCATGTCATGCTTGCGGTCATGATGGACATATTGCTATGCTTTTGGGAGTCATAAAAGTGCTTAGTAATCTTCGTCATAAGATACAGGGAACTGTAAGATTTATATTTCAACCTAGTGAAGAAGAAGTAGCTGATGGGTCAGGAGCAGCGGCAATTATAGCTGATGATGGACTAAAAGATGTAGATGCAATTATAGGAGCACATCTATGGCAGCCTGTTAAATTTGGAACAGTAGGAATATCTGCTGGTCCTATGATGGCAGCAAGTGATGAATTTACAATAGTTATTGAAGGAAAAGCAGGGCATGCCTCTATGCCACATCAGACTATAGATTCTATATTAACGGCATCCCAAATAGTGGTGGCATTGAATACAATTGTTGGAAGAGATGTAGACCCAATGAAGCAAGCTGTTGTATCCGTTGGAGTATTTAACTCAGGGCGTGTTTACAATTCCATAGCAGGAAGAGCTGAACTAAAGGGAACAATAAGGTCTCTTGATGAAAATGTGCGAGAAAAAGTATTTGGCCATATAAAAAAGATAGTAGAAGATGTGTGTGATATGGCAGGTGCGAAATGTGAAATCGAGAGAGATAGGTGCACTTATGTGCTGTCAAATGACCCTAAGGTTACTAGTATTGTTTTAGAAGCTGGTAAAGAGATGGTTGGACATAAAGCTCATGCTATAGAGCCTTTTATGAGTAGTGAGGATTTTTCGTACTATTTGCAAAAGATTCCAGGGTGCTTCATCTTTGTAGGTGTAGGTAATCCTGAAAAAGGTATTATATACCCTCAGCATCATCCTAAGTATGACATAGATGAGAGAGCCATGGCATACGGGGTAGAAGTCATGAGCAATGCTGCATTGAAATTACTTTCAAGTTAGAAAACCTATAGAATTTATAAATGAAAAATCAACTTATACTTCGGATATTTTTTACAACCTTCAGCTCGTTAAGTATTTTGATAAGGCTAAGAAAAAAATTCAAAAAAATACTGAGGAATTTTGAAAACTCGTACCTCAAACAATTCAAAAGTCCTAGATTTTTTAAGAATTTTTTTCTAAGACTTATATACAAAATATTTAAAAGAGCTTCATTATTGTAAAAATATGCCTGCGTATAAGTTGATTTTTAAGTTATAGAATCTGGATAGGTTTTCTAAGTTAAATTTGTCAGCATATGAATTGGTATAAATGAACTTTTCATATATAAACTCCATAGAGTTTTTCTACATGTACGTTCATTTTTATGAATAATATTATATGAGATATTATAATTGAAATTTTAACTTATACATAAATATACTAACAAAATTGAAATTACATTTAAAAACTTTTATAAAAATAAGTCTTAGCTTGGTATTTTAGAAAATCTTAGGTACTTAGATGTGTTTGAGGTACGAGTTTATCTAAGTACCTTTAGGTTTTCAAAATACCAAGCTTTAGACTTATTAAAAGTTTTTAGTGTAATGAAATTTGTTAGTATATGGCTGTTCTAAGTAAACTTTCTACTTAGAAACTCTATATTTTAACTCACCGGAAATATAACTTTAAAAGTAGATCCTTTACCTACAGTACTTGATACATCTATAGTTCCATTATGTTCTTCCACTATGCACTTTGCAATGGAAAGTCCAAGTCCAAAATTACCCTGTCTATTTGATCTAGATTTATCAACTTTGTAAAATCTCTCAAAGATTTTATTTAGATGCTCTGGAGCTATACCCTCCCCTGTGTCAGACACTGTTATTTCAATTTTATTTTTTATTTTTCCTAAAGTTACTTTGATGGAGCCACCTTCAGGGGTATGTTTTATTGCATTGTCAACTAAGATAGTTATAAGTTGGTTGATCCTTCCCTCATTCCCTAAAAAAATTATATCCGGATGAATATCTGATAAAATGGCTATTTTATGTTTTGTGGCAACTGGTTCAAGAGGAACTACAGATTTAGTTACAGCACTGCTTATATCAAAGGAAGAAGTATCAAATCCGTTTTTATGAGAATCTGATCTAGCAAGAAATAGAAGATCTTCTATGAGTTTAGTCATTCGTGTAGTTTCAATCTTAATATTTTTAAGCCATTTATCCTGGCTTTCTACGGTTTCATCTTTATTGTCTAGTACTATATCTAAATTAGTGGTTATAACTGCAAGGGGAGTTCGAAGTTCATGGGATGCATCTGCAGTAAAAGCTTTTTGTTTTTTCCAGGCATTTATAATAGGTTTTAGAGATATGTTGGCAAGGAATAAGCTTATTATAAATACAAAAACGAGACTTATTATGTAAATTGTTACAGATATAGTAATCAATCGACGCAGTACTTCATCGTCGAAGGCTTTATCTTGAAAAACCACAATAAGTCCATAGCTTTTAGGAACTTTAATATATCTCAAAATATAATTTCCATATGTTGAAGTGCCGTTTAGTTTGTCTTTCTTTAATATTTTTTCTAATAGTTCTTTATAGTCTTTTTCAGACAATGGGGAATTAGGGGATATTTCCTCAATTTGATTTTTAAAATTTATTTTTATAAAAAAGCTTTCAGAAGCAGTCATGTTTTTGTCATGAGGCCCGGAAGGTGGAATATTTTCCATTTCAGCTGTTTTACTCATACGCATATAGGCAGAATGTTCAAAACTTGTGTTCATAAGTATATATATGCCTGAAAATATGGTTATTAATACCAAGCTTGTAAGTATTAAATTGATTAGAATAAGTTGTATTTTTAATTTACGAAACATAATTTAAACCTCTTTCAAGCAGTAGCCTATACCTCTTATAGTTTCAATGACTACATTACATTTTAATTCTCTTAATTTTTTCCTCAAGTATGAAAAGTACACTTCAATGTTGTTATTCATTTCTATGTCAGAATCAAGGCCCCATACTCTATCTAGAATTTGATCTTTAGTTAGTACTTGATTTTTATTGCGGGCTAAAAGCTCTAGAAGCTGGGATTCTTTTGTAGTTAGTTTAGTTTTGTTACCATTGCATTCAATTTCTCCCCTCAGTGGATTGAAAGTTAGAGAGGACAGCTTAATGCTTCCATGTTGGATAAAATCTGTATGCCTTCTGCTGAGAGCTCTTATTCTAGCTAGCAGTTCCTCCTTAGAGAATGGCTTTACAAGATAGTCATCTGCTCCATTGTCAAGTCCTTCTACTCTATTTTCAATTGAGTCCATAGCAGTAAGCATAAGCACTGGGGTTTCAATACCTTTTTTTCTTATAAATTTTAAAATATCAAGTCCGTTTTTTTCTGGAAGCATTCTGTCAAGTATTATCAAATCATATATTTCGGATTCAGCCATTTCCTGTCCAGTAATTCCATCATAAGCTGCATCTACAGCGTAATTATTTTTCTTTAAAATATAAACTAGAGCATCTGAAAGCATAACTTCGTCTTCAACTAAAAGTAATCTCATAATAAAATTCCCTCCTTATCTCTAAATATTATACTATAAAGCTATATGATTTTAACTATAAAATATAATTAACAAACTTTTCTCCATTTATTGTTATAATTTTAAGTTTGTTTTAAGGTTGAAACCTCAAAATAATAATTAAGCTAGATCGATAAAGTTTCTAAGGTATTTGAAAGAAAATAACAAGTCAAAAATGCGACGGATATTTTTTATAATACTGACTGGTTATTTCTTTAAAAATGCCTAACATTAAATTGAGGTGAATAACATGAATGAAAATGTAATGTATTCTATAGTAGTACCACTGTATAATGAGGAGCTAGTAATAGATGAAAGCTATAGAAGACTTAAAAAAGTTATGGACTCTACTTTAGAGAATTATGAAATTATATTTATAAATGACGGAAGTAGCGATAAGACTAGGGAAAAGACGGAAAAGATATGTAGTGAGGATGAAAATATAAGACTTATTAATTTTTCGAGAAATTTTGGTCATCAATGTGCTATAACTGCAGGAATGGAAAACTCCATAGGGCAGGCTGTAGTTGTAATAGATGCAGATCTTCAAGACCCTCCAGAGGTTATTTTAGATATGATTAATAAGTGGAAGGAAGGCTATGATGTCGTCTATGGAAAAAGAGCTAAGAGGGAAGGAGAATCGTTTTTTAAGAGATTTACAGCAAGGTCATTTTATAGATTATTAAAGAGTATGACTAGCATTGATATTCCTGTAGACACCGGAGATTTTAGACTTATAGATAGAAAAGTGTGCAATGCATTGAATTCACTACCGGAAAAAAATAGATATGTGAGGGGACTTGTAAGTTGGGTTGGGTACAAACAAACCTTTGTAGAATTTGTAAGGCATGAAAGATTTGCGGGGGATAGCAAGTATCCGCTTAAAAAAATGATGAAACTGGCTTTTGATGGTATAACATCATTTTCTTATAAGCCGCTTATGCTTGCTGGATATTTAGGAGGACTATCACTTTTTATTGGAATTGTTTCAATCATAGTTGAGTTTACAAAATGTATATTACAAAAAACCAGCATAGTAAATTTTGGACTCATAATATCAATTGATTTGATAATGTTTGGGATAATATTAAGTTGCATGGGTATAATAGGCCAGTACATTGGAAGAATTTTCGACGAAAGTAAAGGAAGACCTAATTATGTTATTGAAAATATAGTAAATAAGGCATTTGAAAGAAAATAACAAGTCAAAGATGCGACGGATATTTTTTATCAGACAGGGAGGTAGGTTTCGCAGATAGTGAATCCTATCTAAGGGTTCTGCCGACGCAGTATGATAAAAAATAGGCTAGCATACTGACTGGTTATTTCTTTGAAAATGCCTAATAGAAAGGAGTAGATAAGTATGGATCAATTAATTAAAACTATGGATTTTATTTTCAATGGTAAACTAAAACTACTAAGTCGTTTTTCTGCCACTGGTGTCATAAATACAATAATAGATTTTGCTGTATTCACCCTTTGTCAAAGTGTATTTGGACTCCATTATACTATAAGCCAGGTTATAGGCTATAGTTTTGGAGTTATAAATAGCTTCATATTCAATAAAAAGTGGACTTTTGAATATAAAAGTTCTGGAAAAAAGGTGATTCGAGAGGTATCACAATTTGCAATAGTAAATCTTATTTCACTTATTTCAACACTTGTGTTTATGAAATTTTTAATAAATGATTTTAATCTAAACGTGTATTTATCAAAAATAATTGTAACACTCATAGCTCAGGTAATAAATTTTTTATTATATAAAATATGGGTATTCAATTAAGGAGGAAAACTTATGAAAAAATTAAAATTTACAAAAGAAAGATTTGCACTATGTATAATTCTGGTCATATCTGCAATATTAAATTTTGCAAATTTAACTATAGAAGGATATGGAAATTCATATTATGCTGCAGGTGTAAAGAGTATGCTCATGAATTTTAAAAATTTCTTTTTCGTATCATTTGATCCCGCGGGATTTGTATCCATTGATAAGCCACCTTTAGGTTTTTGGATACAGACTATATCAGCAAAAATATTTGGATTTAGTGGATGGAGTATATTATTTCCCGAGGCTCTTGCCGGAGTAATTTCAGTTGGAATCTTATATTATATAGTAAAGAGATCTTTTGGAGAGATAGCAGGACTTATATCAGCTCTATGTCTTTCAATAACGCCAGTTTTTGTAGCAACCAGCAGGAATAATACTATAGACAATCTATTAATTGTGACATTACTTTTTGCCTGCTTATTTTTATCCAAAGCTGCTGAAAAAGGCAAGCTTAAATATTTAATAATAAGTTTGGTTCTTGTAGGATTAGGGTTTAATATAAAAATGCTTCAGGCATATATGATAGCTCCTGCTCTATATATAACTTATTTGATTTCTTCAGCTGTACCTGTAAAACAGAGGATAAAACATTTGATTATAAGTACACTTATTCTTGGAGTAATATCTTTATCGTGGGCAGTAGCAGTGGACTTGGTTCCATCGCAAAACAGACCTTTTGTAGGGAGTAGTACAAATAACACCGTTACTGAACTTATATTTGGACATAATGGATTGGAAAGGCTCAGCAGTACTAATGGTGGTATAGGTGGAGCACCATCAGGAAAGGTAGGAAATTTTCAATTTAAAGAATTTAGAAGTAATTTTAGCAAAAATCAGGCAAATTTACAAAGTGGAAACAATAATGCTCCTAGTGCAATGACACCTCCACAAAATTCAAAAAATTCTGTTCAAAGTCCACAAGGAGGCCCAGGAGGTCAGAATACACAAGGTAATTTCAAAAATCAAGGTGGAGGACCTGGTGGTGGCGGACCTGGTGGACCAAATGGACTTTCAGGAAGCTTTGGAGGACAGACAACGGCAGGTATTACTAGATTATTTTCTAAAAATGTTTTGTCAGACCAGATAGTTTGGTTTTTACCTCTAGCTATATTTGGACTTGCTGCATCTGTAATAGTAGAAAAACTTAAGTTCCCATTTGATAATAAGAAAAAATTGGGGTTAACATTATGGACATTATGGTTGGTACCTGAATTCATATATTTCAGCTACACAAAGGGATTGTTCCATCCATATTATTTAAGTATGCTGGCCCCTCCAATTGCAGCCTTATGTGGAATAGGACTTACTTCCATGTGGAAGCTATATAAGGAAGGCGGCATAAAATCATGGATAATGCCTGCAGCATTTATTGTAGAAGGATTGGTACATCTTTTAATGTTATCCTATTTTATTACTACTATATCCACTACTATAAAATCTATAATTATAGCAGCTATAATATTGTGTTTTGCATCTGCCGCACTGCTTATAATATATAGAATAGTCAAGAGAGGAAATTTGGATCAGGGCAATAATGGAAGCTTTGCCGAGATATTTACAACACTTGCCCTTGTAGGAATTTTGGTAACACCTGCTGTCGGTTCTGCTGCTGCTATAACTCACAGCTTAAGTTCTTTGCCTGCTGCAGGATTAGAGCTCCTGTCAAGCGGTGAATCAGGGAATTTCATGATGATGGGCGGACAAAATAGTAGTAGGAATT contains:
- a CDS encoding sensor histidine kinase, with the protein product MFRKLKIQLILINLILTSLVLITIFSGIYILMNTSFEHSAYMRMSKTAEMENIPPSGPHDKNMTASESFFIKINFKNQIEEISPNSPLSEKDYKELLEKILKKDKLNGTSTYGNYILRYIKVPKSYGLIVVFQDKAFDDEVLRRLITISVTIYIISLVFVFIISLFLANISLKPIINAWKKQKAFTADASHELRTPLAVITTNLDIVLDNKDETVESQDKWLKNIKIETTRMTKLIEDLLFLARSDSHKNGFDTSSFDISSAVTKSVVPLEPVATKHKIAILSDIHPDIIFLGNEGRINQLITILVDNAIKHTPEGGSIKVTLGKIKNKIEITVSDTGEGIAPEHLNKIFERFYKVDKSRSNRQGNFGLGLSIAKCIVEEHNGTIDVSSTVGKGSTFKVIFPVS
- a CDS encoding carbamoyl phosphate synthase small subunit, giving the protein MKAKLILENGSIFEGEAFGYLKDTIGEVVFNTGMTGYQEILTDPSYYGQIVTMTYPLIGNYGINLEDMESSSPKVKGFIVREVCSYSSNFRSELELSDYLRTNKILGLSGIDTRALTKMLRTSGTMKGIITIENLDFAAVKDKIKSFSNKNAVSEVSTKGKYAIGEGKRNVAIMDFGIKKTMVKAFVDRGCKVTVFPSNTKAEEVLQIDPDLIFLSNGPGDPDDLTCEIENIKKLIGKKPIIGICLGHQLLALALGGSTAKLKFGHRGCNHPVKDLVSGKVHITSQNHGYYVNRLPEDMEITHVSLNDGTIEGMKHKSLPIFSIQFHPEACPGPEDNNYIFDEFMKYAL
- a CDS encoding M20 metallopeptidase family protein, with the translated sequence MSDIKELTEKYYPEIVELRRYFHKYPELSKKEFATQKKIIEVLEGLDLEIRKAAGTGVIAELKGEKPGKIIAIRADMDALAIEDECGKPYQSQNKGACHACGHDGHIAMLLGVIKVLSNLRHKIQGTVRFIFQPSEEEVADGSGAAAIIADDGLKDVDAIIGAHLWQPVKFGTVGISAGPMMAASDEFTIVIEGKAGHASMPHQTIDSILTASQIVVALNTIVGRDVDPMKQAVVSVGVFNSGRVYNSIAGRAELKGTIRSLDENVREKVFGHIKKIVEDVCDMAGAKCEIERDRCTYVLSNDPKVTSIVLEAGKEMVGHKAHAIEPFMSSEDFSYYLQKIPGCFIFVGVGNPEKGIIYPQHHPKYDIDERAMAYGVEVMSNAALKLLSS
- a CDS encoding response regulator transcription factor, with product MRLLLVEDEVMLSDALVYILKKNNYAVDAAYDGITGQEMAESEIYDLIILDRMLPEKNGLDILKFIRKKGIETPVLMLTAMDSIENRVEGLDNGADDYLVKPFSKEELLARIRALSRRHTDFIQHGSIKLSSLTFNPLRGEIECNGNKTKLTTKESQLLELLARNKNQVLTKDQILDRVWGLDSDIEMNNNIEVYFSYLRKKLRELKCNVVIETIRGIGYCLKEV
- the carB gene encoding carbamoyl-phosphate synthase large subunit, translated to MPLNKNIRKVLVIGSGPIIIGQAAEFDYSGTQACESLREEGLEVVLINSNPATIMTDREVADKVYIEPLTVEFVEKVIKKERPDSLLAGMGGQTALNLTVELYEKKILEKYNVNIIGTSIEAIKKGEDRELFRDTMNKINQPVVESEIITDMESGKKFANRIGYPVIVRPAYTLGGTGGGIAENEEQLETILESGLELSSIGQVLLERSIKGWKEIEYEVMRDSFGNCITVCNMENIDPVGIHTGDSIVVAPSQTLSDKEYQMLRTASLDIINAVGIEGGCNVQLALNPKSFEYAVIEINPRVSRSSALASKATGYPIAKVAAKIALGYGLDEIKNAVTKKTYACFEPSLDYVVVKIPKWPFDKFHNADRELGTKMMATGEIMAIGSNFQAAFLKGIRSLEIGAYSLEYKKFKDFTMKELKERIAYPDDERIFAMAEMIRRKYRIEKLAEITGIDIFFIKKFQWIIDEEEKLKLSDISNMDKEWLTLLKRKGFSDKGIADMLRVSPEEVYKLRNIWSITPAYKMVDTCGGEFEALSPYYYSTYEQYDEVQVSDKKKVIVIGSGPIRIGQGIEFDYASVHCIKTLRKLNIETIIVNNNPETVSTDFDISDKLYFEPITEEDVLSIIDKEKPYGVILQFGGETAIKLAEFLKEKNIVTLGTTADQIDEAEDREKFDDLLERLNISRPKGKGVWSVEEGLEEARRLEFPVLVRPSYVLGGQGMEITYDEKELTYYLSMAFKKDRKNPILIDKYLMGREIEVDAICDGEDVLIPGIMEHLERAGIHSGDSITMYPSQNISDEMKKKILDYTEKLATGIGIKGMINIQFIEYKGNLYVIEVNPRASRTVPYISKVSGVPIVDIATRVTLGEKLKDIGYGVGISKEPNIVAVKVPVFSTQKLPNVEVSLGPEMRSTGEVLGVSNTLTGALYKGFLAAGMFSNMKNGVMLATIGDHDKQEFLPIAKEIYKMGIKFMATRNTAKLLRDNGIDVKEVRKMNEENPNIIDVIKNEEVDLVINTPTKGNDSRRDGFHIRRTAVERNIQVITSLDTFRAMTYVKSEDVDSDELDVFSEYQ
- a CDS encoding HlyD family secretion protein; translation: MKKAILFSLATVIFLTGCGSTNTTSKNIKNINQNTNDQFLMGGKISTNEQANITSKISAKVSEISVDLGSKTNEGDVLIKLDTKDLQGQVDQAQAALNTANANLTNAQNITRPEQIAEAQSSVSSASQSYETVKKNYDRVQALVNAGAATQQELDSANQQLATADSQYKTAQEQLAMLENGPTKSSIDVYKAQVDQAQAALKTAQTALSNAIITAPISGVVNTRNVNVGDTVSPGATLLSIINSSNLYVNAYAPLDIVSQIKEGQEVAVKVSEIPDKQFKGRIAVINSNLNSESRDILVKVSLTDKDSQLKPGMFAEIGLEK